A DNA window from Equus quagga isolate Etosha38 chromosome 21, UCLA_HA_Equagga_1.0, whole genome shotgun sequence contains the following coding sequences:
- the LOC124231380 gene encoding keratin-associated protein 13-1-like codes for MSHSCCSGSFSSRSLGGYLSYPGSFCGSSYPRNLFYSTASPSPITCQLGSSLYSGCQENYCEPIRCQTSYVVSRPCQTSCYHPRTSTLCSPCLTTYSGSLGFGSSSSCSPRCGFRSSYSLGCGSSSFRPLVYGVRGFPSLSYGSGFCRPSYLTSRNFQSSCYRPTCGSGFY; via the coding sequence ATGTCCCACAGCTGCTGCTCTGGAAGCTTCTCCTCCCGCTCCCTTGGGGGCTACCTGAGCtacccaggctccttctgtggCTCTTCCTACCCCAGGAACTTGTTCTACAGCactgcctccccctctcccatCACCTGCCAGCTGGGTTCCTCTCTCTACAGTGGTTGTCAGGAGAACTACTGTGAGCCCATCAGATGCCAGACTTCCTATGTTGTATCCAGACCTTGCCAGACATCCTGTTACCACCCAAGGACCTCCACACTCTGCAGTCCCTGTCTGACGACTTATTCTGGATCTCTAGGTTTTGGATCCAGCAGTAGCTGCTCCCCACGCTGTGGATTTAGAAGCTCCTACTCACTGGGTTGTGGCTCCAGTAGCTTCAGACCCCTGGTTTATGGAGTTCgtggtttcccttctctgagctatGGATCTGGATTCTGCCGCCCATCCTACTTGACTTCTAGGAACTTCCAGTCTTCTTGCTACAGACCAACCTGTGGATCTGGCTTCTACTAA